In Gemmatimonadales bacterium, one genomic interval encodes:
- a CDS encoding FAD-binding protein: MNLDAKAPTGPLDQTWDKHRFDLKLVSPANKRKYSVIMVGSGLAGAGGAASLAELGYGVKCFCFQDSPRRAHSIAAQGGINAAKNYRNDGDSVWRLFYDTIKGGDFRAREANVYRLAQISVNIIDQCVALGVPFAREYGGLLDNRSFGGAQVSRTFYARGQTGQQLLLGAYQALERQIG, encoded by the coding sequence ATGAACCTCGACGCCAAGGCCCCTACCGGTCCCCTCGACCAGACGTGGGACAAGCACCGCTTCGACCTGAAGCTCGTCAGCCCCGCCAACAAGCGGAAATACTCGGTGATAATGGTGGGCTCCGGCCTGGCAGGTGCTGGCGGGGCCGCGTCGCTGGCCGAGTTGGGTTACGGGGTGAAGTGTTTCTGCTTCCAGGACAGCCCGCGGCGAGCGCACTCGATCGCGGCGCAGGGCGGGATCAACGCCGCCAAGAACTACCGGAACGACGGCGACAGCGTCTGGCGGCTGTTCTACGACACCATCAAGGGCGGCGACTTCCGCGCCCGCGAGGCGAACGTCTACCGGCTGGCGCAGATCTCCGTCAACATCATCGACCAGTGCGTCGCGCTCGGCGTGCCGTTCGCGCGCGAGTACGGGGGCCTGCTCGATAACCGCTCCTTCGGCGGCGCGCAGGTCTCCCGCACCTTCTACGCCCGCGGCCAGACCGGCCAGCAGCTCCTCCTCGGCGCGTACCAGGCGCTGGAGCGGCAGATCGG
- a CDS encoding succinate dehydrogenase cytochrome b subunit, whose protein sequence is MTSNPGFFRSTIGRKVVMAVTGVILFGFVLAHMAGNLQVYLGPEAFNQYAVNLRLLLHGAGLWIARSGLLVSAILHIWSATSLTLESRAARPVSYRKWQAQESTYASRTMRWSGVIVLGFVIYHLMHFTFGNVHPDFVPDDVYHNFVSGFRVVPVSIFYIIANVLLGLHLRHGVWSMLRTLGLSHPRYLRLAQAAALGFAGIVVLGNLSFPIAVLAGIVR, encoded by the coding sequence ATGACCTCGAACCCAGGTTTCTTCCGCTCCACGATCGGCCGCAAGGTGGTGATGGCCGTGACCGGCGTCATCCTCTTCGGTTTCGTCCTCGCCCACATGGCCGGCAACCTGCAAGTCTACCTCGGACCCGAGGCCTTCAACCAGTACGCCGTCAACCTGCGGCTGCTGCTCCACGGCGCCGGATTGTGGATCGCGCGTAGCGGGTTGCTCGTTTCGGCCATCCTCCACATCTGGTCCGCCACGTCGCTGACCCTGGAGAGCCGGGCCGCACGCCCCGTGTCCTATCGGAAGTGGCAAGCCCAGGAGTCCACGTACGCTTCGCGAACCATGCGCTGGAGCGGCGTCATCGTTCTCGGGTTCGTGATCTACCACCTGATGCACTTCACTTTCGGAAACGTCCATCCCGACTTCGTCCCCGACGACGTCTACCACAACTTCGTCTCGGGCTTCCGGGTGGTGCCCGTCTCCATCTTCTACATCATCGCCAACGTCCTCCTCGGCCTACACCTGCGTCACGGGGTCTGGTCCATGCTTCGCACCCTCGGACTGAGCCATCCGCGCTACCTGCGACTCGCCCAAGCCGCGGCGCTGGGTTTCGCTGGGATCGTGGTACTGGGCAACCTCTCGTTCCCCATCGCCGTGCTCGCGGGGATCGTCCGATGA
- a CDS encoding YciI family protein, whose amino-acid sequence MSTERKMIMGWVKVCVAAEVFNSRCDDHLQMREKEYLAGIQRSGELMLSAPLADGSAGLVVYDVQSLKEAEHLVEEQPMVRAGLLSVELHEMFAVTYG is encoded by the coding sequence ATGTCTACCGAACGCAAGATGATCATGGGCTGGGTGAAGGTCTGCGTGGCGGCGGAAGTATTCAACTCCCGCTGCGACGACCACCTCCAGATGCGCGAGAAGGAATACCTCGCGGGCATCCAGCGTTCCGGCGAGCTGATGCTCTCGGCCCCTCTGGCCGACGGCTCCGCCGGCCTCGTCGTGTACGACGTGCAGTCGCTCAAGGAAGCCGAGCATCTGGTCGAGGAGCAGCCGATGGTGAGGGCGGGACTGCTGTCGGTCGAGTTGCACGAGATGTTCGCCGTCACGTATGGGTAA
- a CDS encoding co-chaperone GroES family protein, translated as MGASPKKLIVVGDRVLITPEEGEERTRVGLYLPQTAIDTLAVQGGRVLATGPGTPVAEPANLDDEPWRIGARDAGGRFVPMQAHIGDYALFFRKAAVEITFEEKKYLVVPQAAILILVRQPEHDDQ; from the coding sequence ATGGGCGCTAGCCCGAAGAAGCTGATCGTCGTCGGCGACCGGGTGCTCATCACACCGGAAGAGGGCGAGGAGCGGACCCGGGTCGGTCTGTACCTGCCGCAGACCGCGATCGACACTCTGGCGGTGCAGGGCGGGCGAGTGCTCGCGACGGGCCCCGGGACTCCGGTAGCCGAGCCCGCGAACCTCGATGACGAGCCGTGGAGGATCGGCGCACGGGACGCCGGCGGGCGGTTCGTGCCGATGCAGGCCCACATCGGGGACTACGCGCTGTTCTTCCGTAAGGCCGCCGTCGAGATCACTTTCGAGGAGAAGAAGTACCTCGTCGTGCCTCAGGCGGCGATCCTCATCCTCGTCCGCCAGCCAGAGCACGACGACCAATAG
- a CDS encoding group 1 truncated hemoglobin has translation MKARYAFTLALGLVGTACRGGGYQASPAPQPAAAAPAGPSLYERLGGVDAIRAVVDNFVGRVGADARINTFFRGVDLDNFKRLLTEQICQETGGPCRYTGRSMRETHTGMNLTDAHFNALVEDLVGALNQFNVPEREKNELLTALGGMKGDIVGR, from the coding sequence ATGAAGGCACGATATGCGTTCACGCTGGCGCTGGGCCTCGTCGGCACCGCCTGCCGGGGCGGCGGCTACCAGGCGTCGCCCGCTCCCCAACCTGCCGCCGCGGCGCCCGCAGGGCCGTCGCTCTACGAGCGGCTTGGCGGAGTGGACGCCATCCGCGCGGTGGTGGACAACTTCGTCGGACGGGTGGGCGCGGACGCGCGCATCAACACCTTCTTCCGCGGCGTGGACCTGGACAACTTCAAGCGGCTGCTCACCGAGCAGATCTGCCAGGAGACCGGCGGCCCGTGCCGCTACACCGGGCGCTCCATGCGCGAGACCCACACTGGAATGAACCTCACCGACGCGCACTTCAACGCGCTGGTGGAGGACCTGGTGGGGGCGCTGAACCAGTTCAACGTGCCGGAACGTGAGAAGAACGAGCTGTTGACGGCCTTGGGCGGGATGAAGGGGGATATTGTTGGGAGATAA
- the dcd gene encoding dCTP deaminase, whose amino-acid sequence MTIKSDSWIRRMAREHGMIEPFADAQVRAGVISYGVSSYGYDMRVAREFKIFTNVLSAVVDPKAFDPKSFVEYEGDVCIVPPNSFVLARSVEYFRIPRNVLTICVGKSTYARCGIITNVTPFEPEWEGFVTLEISNTTPLPAKIYANEGIAQVLFFESDEACEVSYADKKGKYQSQKGVTLPKI is encoded by the coding sequence ATGACCATCAAGTCCGATTCGTGGATCCGGCGCATGGCGCGCGAACACGGCATGATCGAACCATTCGCCGACGCGCAGGTGCGCGCCGGGGTCATCTCGTATGGGGTCTCGAGCTACGGCTACGACATGCGCGTGGCGCGGGAGTTCAAGATCTTCACCAACGTCCTCTCGGCGGTGGTGGACCCGAAAGCCTTCGACCCGAAGTCGTTCGTCGAGTACGAGGGGGACGTCTGCATCGTCCCGCCCAACTCGTTCGTCCTCGCGCGGTCGGTGGAGTACTTCCGCATTCCCCGCAACGTCCTGACGATCTGCGTCGGCAAGTCCACCTACGCCCGCTGCGGCATCATCACTAACGTGACGCCGTTCGAGCCGGAGTGGGAAGGCTTCGTGACGCTGGAGATCTCGAACACCACGCCCCTCCCCGCGAAGATCTACGCCAACGAGGGCATCGCTCAGGTGCTGTTCTTCGAGAGCGACGAGGCGTGCGAGGTGTCGTATGCGGACAAGAAGGGGAAGTATCAGAGTCAGAAGGGTGTGACGTTGCCGAAGATTTGA
- a CDS encoding NADH-quinone oxidoreductase subunit A: protein MLQPYVPLAMLIAFVVLNAVGMIAASHILSASRPTAVKNQPYESGMPPLGSARERFDVKFYLVAVLFIIFDIEVVFMLPWGVAFRQLDLFGLGMLGGLIEMGVFVLILAVGYVYVWKRGALEWT, encoded by the coding sequence ATGCTGCAACCGTACGTTCCGCTGGCGATGCTTATCGCGTTCGTCGTGCTTAACGCCGTGGGCATGATCGCGGCGTCGCACATCCTGTCCGCGTCCCGCCCAACCGCCGTGAAGAACCAGCCGTACGAGTCGGGCATGCCTCCCCTGGGCTCCGCCCGGGAACGGTTCGACGTGAAGTTCTACCTCGTCGCGGTGTTGTTCATCATCTTCGACATCGAAGTCGTCTTCATGCTGCCCTGGGGCGTCGCTTTCAGGCAACTGGATCTCTTCGGCCTCGGTATGCTGGGCGGCTTGATCGAGATGGGCGTCTTCGTGTTGATCCTAGCGGTCGGCTACGTGTACGTGTGGAAGAGGGGGGCGTTGGAGTGGACGTGA
- the nuoB gene encoding NADH-quinone oxidoreductase subunit NuoB: MMSSPNWMTTKLDFLVNWSRANSLWPMPFGTACCAIEFMATAASRFDLARFGMERMAFSPRQADVLICAGRLPFKLAPVIRKVWDQMTQPKWCISMGACASTGGIFDNYAMVQGIDTIVPVDVYVPGCPPRPEGLLYGIMLLQKKIKGETVFDPSLRVEKLANDHGLFLEPAVVDELSEPFGNSVHQTRSA, translated from the coding sequence GTGATGTCGTCACCCAACTGGATGACGACGAAGCTCGACTTCCTCGTCAACTGGTCGCGCGCCAACTCGCTCTGGCCGATGCCGTTCGGCACCGCCTGCTGCGCGATCGAGTTCATGGCCACCGCCGCCAGCCGCTTCGACCTCGCCCGCTTCGGCATGGAGCGGATGGCGTTCTCGCCCCGCCAGGCCGACGTGCTGATCTGCGCCGGCCGGCTCCCCTTCAAGCTCGCCCCGGTCATCCGCAAGGTCTGGGACCAGATGACGCAGCCCAAGTGGTGCATCTCGATGGGCGCGTGCGCCTCCACCGGCGGCATCTTCGACAACTACGCCATGGTGCAGGGAATCGACACCATCGTGCCGGTGGACGTGTACGTCCCCGGTTGCCCGCCGCGGCCCGAGGGGCTGCTCTACGGGATCATGCTGCTTCAGAAGAAGATAAAGGGCGAGACGGTGTTCGATCCCTCGCTGCGGGTCGAGAAGCTCGCGAACGACCATGGGCTCTTCCTCGAGCCTGCCGTCGTGGACGAGCTCTCCGAGCCGTTCGGGAACTCGGTCCACCAGACCCGCTCCGCCTGA
- the nuoD gene encoding NADH dehydrogenase (quinone) subunit D: MTATPPNPSVETLRARFGAAVGRSLVSCGDTIVVVARERAHEVLAWLKDTPSEHYDYLADVTAVEYRDRELPLEVVYQLWSLDRKQFLRVKIELSRDRPLEVDSVVDLWQGANWLEREVYDMFGITFRGHPDLRRILMWENYSEGYPLRKDFPLRGRFSRSEQVRRALSGELDAHYSVEELSIAEAAKQVPSAMRLRLMVTVGDQEPELDSDHMLLNLGPQHPATHGVLRLLVELDGEVVVRVIPHVGYLHSGFEKLGEYRHYNQIIPLTDRTDYLAAMSNNVALALAAEKLMGIEITDRCRVLRVIACEMTRIASHLVWAGTTAIDIGAFSVFLWMFQERERITNFIESWTGARLTTSLTRVGGMMADVPDGWVDGLKEWARRFPKTLDEVEAMLSKNGIWLGRTVDVGVMPAAEAINFSLSGPMLRASGVAYDLRKDRPYLGYEDYDFDVPVGEHGDVYDRYLVRMEEMRQSTRLLLQALERLPDGPINVSDPRVVLPPKNRAMADMEAMIFHFKQVMEGVPAPIGEVYFPVENPRGELGTYFVSDGTAKPVRWRIRPPAFINLAALPRMSEGHLLSDLIAINASVDIVMGEVDR; this comes from the coding sequence GTGACGGCCACGCCACCCAATCCCTCGGTTGAAACGCTCCGGGCGCGCTTCGGCGCGGCCGTGGGCCGGTCGCTCGTTTCCTGCGGGGACACCATCGTCGTCGTCGCGCGCGAGCGGGCCCACGAGGTTCTCGCGTGGCTGAAAGACACGCCCTCGGAGCACTACGACTACCTGGCGGACGTCACCGCGGTGGAGTACCGGGACCGCGAGCTCCCCCTCGAGGTGGTCTATCAGCTCTGGTCGCTGGACCGGAAGCAGTTCCTGCGGGTCAAGATCGAGCTGTCCAGGGACCGGCCCCTCGAGGTGGACTCGGTCGTGGACCTCTGGCAGGGCGCCAACTGGCTCGAGCGGGAGGTGTACGACATGTTCGGCATCACCTTCCGCGGGCACCCGGACCTTCGGCGCATCCTGATGTGGGAGAACTACTCGGAGGGCTATCCGCTTCGAAAGGACTTCCCCCTCCGCGGGCGATTCAGCCGCTCCGAGCAAGTGCGCCGCGCTCTCTCCGGTGAGCTGGACGCGCACTACTCCGTGGAAGAGCTGTCCATCGCCGAGGCGGCGAAACAGGTGCCCTCCGCGATGCGGCTGCGGCTCATGGTGACGGTGGGCGACCAGGAGCCCGAGCTCGACTCCGACCACATGCTCCTCAACCTCGGCCCGCAGCACCCGGCCACGCACGGCGTGCTGCGGCTCCTGGTCGAGCTGGACGGCGAGGTCGTCGTGCGCGTCATCCCGCACGTGGGCTACCTGCACTCCGGTTTCGAGAAGCTCGGCGAGTACCGGCACTACAACCAGATCATCCCGCTCACCGACCGCACCGATTACCTCGCCGCGATGTCGAACAACGTCGCGCTGGCGCTGGCGGCCGAGAAGCTGATGGGGATCGAGATCACGGACCGCTGCCGCGTGCTGCGAGTGATCGCGTGCGAGATGACGCGCATCGCCTCCCACCTGGTGTGGGCCGGGACGACCGCGATCGACATCGGAGCGTTCTCCGTCTTCCTCTGGATGTTCCAAGAGCGGGAGCGGATCACCAACTTCATCGAGTCGTGGACCGGTGCGAGGCTCACCACCTCGCTCACCCGCGTGGGCGGGATGATGGCCGACGTGCCCGACGGTTGGGTGGACGGCCTCAAGGAGTGGGCCCGGCGCTTCCCCAAGACGCTCGACGAGGTCGAGGCGATGCTGTCGAAGAACGGCATCTGGCTCGGCCGCACCGTGGATGTCGGCGTAATGCCGGCGGCGGAGGCGATCAACTTCTCCCTCTCGGGCCCGATGCTGCGAGCCAGCGGCGTCGCCTACGACTTGCGCAAGGACCGGCCGTACCTCGGCTACGAGGACTACGACTTCGACGTGCCGGTGGGCGAGCACGGCGACGTGTACGACCGCTACCTGGTCCGGATGGAGGAGATGCGCCAGTCCACGCGCCTCCTGCTCCAGGCGCTCGAGCGGCTGCCGGACGGACCGATCAACGTGAGCGATCCGCGCGTCGTGCTCCCGCCCAAGAACCGCGCGATGGCCGACATGGAAGCGATGATCTTCCACTTCAAGCAGGTCATGGAAGGCGTGCCGGCGCCGATCGGCGAGGTGTACTTCCCGGTGGAGAACCCGCGCGGCGAGCTGGGCACGTACTTCGTGTCCGACGGCACGGCCAAGCCAGTGCGGTGGCGCATCCGGCCGCCCGCGTTCATCAACCTGGCGGCGCTGCCCAGGATGTCCGAGGGGCACCTCCTGTCGGACCTGATCGCGATCAATGCCAGTGTGGACATCGTCATGGGTGAGGTCGATCGATGA
- a CDS encoding NAD(P)H-dependent oxidoreductase subunit E yields the protein MSTAGTGAPAYGRTEELPRVFDAAGRAELDQVLTRYPIKAAALLPALWMVQRKHGWISPEGMAEVATALGLTMAYVKGVVTFYTMYHQHPVGKHFVQVCTTTPCNVCGAEQVVDAFLKSTGCKRMGETSPDGNWTVVEVECLGACGFATPVLVDDDFIESVTPESVPALVSKYR from the coding sequence ATGAGTACAGCGGGCACGGGCGCACCGGCGTACGGCCGCACCGAAGAGCTGCCGCGGGTGTTCGATGCGGCGGGGCGCGCGGAGCTGGACCAGGTCCTGACGCGCTATCCGATCAAGGCTGCGGCGCTGCTGCCGGCGCTCTGGATGGTGCAGCGAAAGCACGGCTGGATCTCGCCGGAGGGGATGGCTGAGGTGGCCACCGCGCTGGGCCTAACGATGGCCTACGTGAAGGGTGTCGTGACCTTCTACACGATGTATCACCAGCACCCGGTCGGGAAGCACTTCGTGCAGGTCTGCACCACGACCCCGTGCAACGTCTGCGGGGCCGAGCAGGTCGTGGACGCGTTCCTGAAGTCCACCGGGTGCAAGCGGATGGGCGAGACGAGCCCCGACGGCAACTGGACGGTGGTCGAGGTCGAGTGCCTCGGCGCGTGCGGGTTCGCCACGCCCGTGCTGGTGGATGACGACTTCATCGAGAGCGTGACGCCGGAGTCGGTCCCGGCGCTCGTCTCGAAGTACCGGTAG
- the nuoF gene encoding NADH-quinone oxidoreductase subunit NuoF codes for MGYPHRSHPKETPVLSTHFGEAEARSYDGWKKRGGYAALEKALGMTRDQVIEEVKASGLRGRGGAGFPTGLKWSFMPKEVKKPHYLCVNADESEPGTFKDREIMRWTPHAMIEGAAICAHAIGAEMTYIYIRGEFTGEWAIMEQALAEAYAKGVVGRNAMGKGATIEMTLHRGAGAYICGEETALMNSIEGKRGNPRIKPPFPAAAGLFGCPTTINNVETLAVVPHIVAKGAAWYKAMCLSNPKSTGTKLLSVCGTIGKPGNYEVTMGFPLKDLIHDLCGGVPQGRRLKAVIPGGSSVPILTADEADATLLDYEGCVAQGTMLGSGGVIVMDDSVDMVYQIMRLAKFYAHESCGQCTQCREGTAWTTKILERILNGQGKLEDLDLLLDLADQMTGTTICVLSDSCAAPVVSGIKKFRPEFEAYIRSGRAVAGA; via the coding sequence ATGGGCTATCCTCATCGGAGTCACCCGAAAGAGACGCCGGTCCTCAGCACCCACTTCGGCGAGGCCGAGGCGCGGAGCTACGACGGCTGGAAAAAGCGCGGGGGTTACGCGGCGCTGGAGAAGGCGCTGGGCATGACGCGCGATCAGGTCATCGAGGAGGTGAAAGCCTCCGGGCTGCGCGGCCGCGGCGGCGCCGGCTTCCCGACCGGCCTCAAGTGGAGCTTCATGCCGAAGGAAGTGAAGAAGCCCCACTACCTCTGCGTGAATGCGGACGAGTCGGAGCCCGGGACCTTCAAGGACCGGGAGATCATGCGATGGACGCCCCACGCGATGATCGAGGGAGCGGCGATCTGCGCCCACGCCATCGGTGCGGAGATGACCTACATCTACATCCGCGGCGAGTTCACCGGGGAGTGGGCTATCATGGAGCAGGCGCTCGCCGAGGCGTACGCGAAGGGCGTGGTCGGCAGGAATGCGATGGGCAAAGGCGCGACGATCGAGATGACGCTGCACCGCGGCGCCGGCGCCTACATCTGCGGTGAAGAGACGGCGCTGATGAACTCGATCGAGGGCAAGCGCGGGAACCCGCGGATCAAGCCGCCGTTCCCGGCGGCCGCTGGGCTCTTCGGCTGTCCGACGACCATCAACAACGTCGAGACGCTGGCCGTGGTGCCGCACATCGTCGCGAAGGGCGCGGCCTGGTACAAGGCGATGTGCCTTTCCAACCCGAAGAGCACCGGCACCAAGCTCCTCTCAGTCTGCGGTACTATCGGGAAGCCCGGCAACTATGAAGTGACGATGGGGTTCCCGCTCAAGGACCTCATTCACGACCTCTGCGGCGGCGTGCCGCAGGGACGCCGGCTCAAGGCGGTGATACCGGGCGGCTCGTCCGTGCCCATCCTGACGGCGGACGAAGCCGACGCCACGCTGCTCGATTACGAGGGCTGCGTCGCGCAGGGCACGATGCTCGGCTCGGGCGGCGTGATCGTGATGGACGACTCGGTGGACATGGTTTACCAGATCATGCGGCTGGCGAAGTTCTACGCCCATGAGTCGTGCGGGCAGTGCACCCAGTGCCGCGAGGGCACGGCGTGGACCACCAAGATCCTCGAGCGGATCCTGAACGGGCAGGGGAAGCTGGAAGACCTCGATCTGCTCCTCGACCTCGCCGACCAGATGACGGGCACGACGATCTGCGTGCTTTCCGATTCGTGCGCCGCCCCCGTCGTGAGCGGCATCAAGAAGTTCCGCCCCGAGTTCGAGGCATACATCCGTAGCGGCCGGGCGGTGGCCGGCGCATGA
- a CDS encoding 2Fe-2S iron-sulfur cluster-binding protein: MSDLVKLTIEGREVEVPKGTSVLEAAKLAGVLIPHYCYHPSLPVAGVCRMCLVEIEKAPKLAASCAMPVAEGMVVHVDSPQAKEARKSVLEFLLINHPLDCPICDQAGECELQDYVYQEGRSGTRYGDYAKRFNPVEDFGPDVLYVPNRCILCTRCVRFMEHLAEEPVLNVSERGDRAFIGIFEGQQLDHGWSGNVVDLCPVGSLISKDFLHKARAWDLDKTPSVCPGCTQGCNITLETRDNQVLRIRPRPNAEVNRHFMCDEGRLGYQWMNRADRLEVPMVREGGRLTPVDWDRAMDRVAALWRASKGPSVGLVSAGASCEALERAARLLNHAGGSGAFRVREGAEVPLAGVPDLALRKERAANVYGALEAGFSRDWDAAVGRANGAGLVLVLDEPLDGVPSLGSGTMIYVGTVLPEAARVSAAVVLPCATMAEEEGTFRNLRGRVQRYYQANTPPGMARPAAWILDEMLEAAGRPGARVAASA, encoded by the coding sequence ATGAGCGATCTGGTCAAGCTGACCATCGAAGGACGCGAGGTCGAGGTGCCGAAAGGGACCTCGGTGCTCGAGGCCGCCAAGCTCGCCGGCGTGCTCATCCCGCACTATTGCTACCATCCGTCGCTCCCGGTGGCGGGCGTGTGCCGGATGTGCCTGGTGGAGATCGAGAAGGCCCCCAAGCTCGCGGCGTCGTGCGCGATGCCGGTGGCCGAGGGGATGGTCGTCCATGTGGACAGCCCGCAGGCCAAGGAGGCGCGGAAGAGCGTCCTCGAGTTCCTCCTCATCAACCATCCGCTCGACTGCCCGATCTGCGACCAGGCCGGCGAGTGCGAGCTCCAGGACTACGTCTACCAGGAAGGCCGGAGCGGGACCCGCTACGGCGATTACGCCAAGCGCTTCAATCCGGTCGAGGATTTCGGGCCGGACGTCCTCTACGTCCCCAACCGGTGCATCCTCTGCACGCGCTGCGTCAGGTTCATGGAGCACCTGGCGGAGGAGCCGGTGCTCAACGTCTCCGAAAGAGGGGACCGCGCCTTCATCGGCATCTTCGAGGGACAGCAGCTCGACCACGGATGGTCGGGCAACGTCGTTGATCTGTGCCCGGTGGGCTCGCTCATCTCGAAGGACTTCCTGCACAAGGCCCGGGCGTGGGACCTCGACAAGACGCCTTCGGTGTGTCCGGGGTGCACGCAGGGCTGCAACATCACGCTCGAGACGCGGGACAATCAGGTGCTTCGCATCCGTCCCCGGCCCAACGCCGAGGTCAACCGACACTTCATGTGCGATGAAGGGCGGCTGGGCTACCAGTGGATGAACCGGGCCGACCGCCTCGAGGTGCCGATGGTGCGCGAGGGCGGCCGCCTCACGCCGGTGGACTGGGATCGGGCGATGGATCGCGTTGCCGCGTTGTGGCGCGCCTCGAAGGGCCCGTCGGTCGGACTCGTTTCGGCGGGCGCCTCGTGCGAGGCGCTGGAGCGCGCGGCAAGGCTGCTGAACCATGCAGGCGGCTCGGGAGCGTTCCGGGTCCGGGAGGGGGCGGAAGTCCCGCTCGCCGGAGTGCCGGACCTCGCGCTGCGGAAGGAACGCGCGGCCAACGTGTACGGAGCGCTCGAAGCGGGCTTCTCTCGGGACTGGGATGCAGCGGTCGGGCGCGCGAATGGCGCCGGTCTCGTGCTGGTGCTCGATGAACCGCTGGACGGAGTACCGTCGCTCGGCTCAGGCACGATGATCTACGTCGGCACGGTGCTGCCCGAGGCGGCGCGCGTCTCCGCGGCGGTCGTGCTGCCGTGCGCCACCATGGCTGAGGAGGAGGGCACCTTCCGGAACCTGCGCGGCCGGGTGCAGCGGTACTACCAGGCCAACACACCGCCCGGGATGGCGAGGCCCGCGGCGTGGATCCTCGACGAGATGCTCGAGGCGGCGGGACGGCCCGGCGCGCGCGTGGCAGCCTCGGCGTGA
- the nuoH gene encoding NADH-quinone oxidoreductase subunit NuoH has translation MNPISGGAFLAASVVKILAIFTMLLVLIALWTLVERRVAAFIQNRLGPNRVGPQGILQPAADGLKNFFKEETLPPFADKFLFVLAPMMAFIPALITFAVVPMAAPVPTPWGLVTTAIADLPVGFLYILAISSLGVYGFTMAGWSSNNKYALLGGLRASAQMISYEVSMGLSAVAVLVLAGNITLPEIIQRQQQSTWFVIPLFIAFFLFLVSAFAETNRLPFDLPEAEAELVAGYHTEYSAMKFSMFYIAEYSNMVTASALLVTLFWGGWDIPFTHWDEAPWTAGKSIATFFAFWAKTLFFMFLYIWVRWTLPRFRFDQLMDLGWKVMLPIALAYVMITATGVWALEAAGLGVGRTGALVLGGVNLVLAVLLFRVLDRRRMIGGAGQRGRVKWRAEAAALRAAGSS, from the coding sequence GTGAACCCGATCTCCGGCGGCGCGTTCCTGGCGGCCTCGGTCGTGAAGATCCTGGCGATCTTCACGATGCTCCTGGTGCTCATCGCGCTGTGGACGCTGGTCGAGCGGCGCGTCGCCGCCTTCATCCAGAACCGGCTCGGGCCCAATCGCGTCGGCCCCCAGGGCATCCTCCAGCCGGCGGCCGACGGGCTCAAGAATTTCTTCAAGGAAGAGACCCTTCCGCCGTTCGCCGACAAGTTCCTCTTCGTCCTCGCCCCCATGATGGCCTTCATCCCCGCGCTGATCACCTTCGCGGTGGTGCCGATGGCCGCTCCGGTGCCGACGCCGTGGGGTCTCGTGACCACCGCCATCGCCGACCTGCCGGTGGGCTTCCTCTACATCCTCGCGATCAGCTCGCTGGGAGTATACGGCTTCACCATGGCCGGCTGGTCGTCCAACAACAAGTACGCGTTGCTGGGCGGCCTGCGCGCCTCGGCACAGATGATCTCGTACGAAGTCTCGATGGGCCTCTCCGCCGTCGCGGTGCTCGTGCTGGCGGGGAACATCACCCTCCCCGAGATCATTCAGCGCCAGCAGCAGAGCACCTGGTTCGTCATCCCGCTCTTCATCGCGTTCTTCCTCTTCCTGGTGTCGGCGTTCGCGGAGACCAACCGGCTCCCGTTCGACCTTCCCGAGGCAGAGGCGGAGCTGGTAGCGGGATACCACACCGAGTATTCCGCCATGAAGTTCTCGATGTTCTACATAGCGGAGTACTCGAACATGGTGACGGCGTCGGCGCTGCTGGTGACACTGTTCTGGGGTGGATGGGACATCCCGTTCACCCATTGGGACGAGGCGCCGTGGACCGCCGGCAAGAGCATCGCCACGTTCTTCGCGTTCTGGGCCAAGACGCTGTTCTTCATGTTCCTCTATATCTGGGTGCGCTGGACGCTGCCGCGGTTCCGCTTCGACCAGCTGATGGACCTGGGCTGGAAGGTCATGCTCCCGATCGCGCTCGCGTACGTGATGATCACGGCCACCGGGGTCTGGGCGCTGGAGGCGGCGGGCCTCGGCGTGGGCCGGACGGGCGCCCTGGTCCTGGGCGGAGTGAACCTGGTGCTGGCCGTGCTCCTCTTCCGGGTCCTCGACCGACGCCGGATGATCGGCGGGGCAGGGCAGCGCGGGCGGGTGAAGTGGCGGGCGGAGGCGGCGGCACTCCGCGCCGCGGGAAGTAGCTGA